In Tripterygium wilfordii isolate XIE 37 chromosome 15, ASM1340144v1, whole genome shotgun sequence, one DNA window encodes the following:
- the LOC119980042 gene encoding gamma aminobutyrate transaminase 3, chloroplastic isoform X2, whose protein sequence is MVIRSLLRSSLKTQHGSCKKLGAALGSSQENLPRSLLLARFYGTEASLLKEDVTSYKGHDMLAPFTAGWQSTDLNPLVIERSEGSYVYDNNGKKYLDSLAGLWCTALGGNEPRLVAAANAQLNKLPFYHSFWNRTTKPSLDLAKELLETFTARKMGKVFFTNSGSEANDSQVKLVWYYNNALGRPNKKKFIARAKSYHGSTLISASLSGLPALHQKFDLPAPFILHTDCPHYWRYHLPGESEEEFSTRLANNLENLILKEGPETIAAFIAEPVMGAGGVILPPATYFDKIQAVVKKYDILFIADEVICAFGRLGSMFGCDKYNIKPDLVSLAKALSSAYMPIGAVMVSPEISEVIHSQSNKLGTFSHGFTYSGHPVACAVAIEALKIYKERNIVDKVNIIAPKFQDGLKAFSDSPIIGEIRGTGLILGTEFADNKSPNEPFPSEWGKFLLSFHVYYLPYQIHALVLEKYNRELKQRTM, encoded by the exons ATGGTTATCAGAAGCCTCCTTCGATCATCTCTCAAAACCCAG CATGGTTCATGCAAAAAACTTGGTGCTGCTTTGGGAAGTTCACAGGAAAATCTCCCTCGCTCACTGTTGTTAGCGAGATTTTATGGTACAGAAGCATCTTTGCTGAAGGAAGATGTTACTAG TTATAAGGGGCATGATATGTTGGCACCTTTCACTGCTGGGTGGCAGTCTACTGATTTGAATCCTCTGGTTATAGAGAGATCTGAG GGAAGCTATGTTTATGATAACAATGGGAAGAAGTATCTTGATTCGCTTGCTGGTCTTTGGTGCACAGCCTTAG GAGGAAATGAACCTCGACTTGTGGCTGCTGCGAATGCACAATTGAATAAATTGCCATTTTATCACTCCTTTTGGAACCGTACCACAAAGCCTTCTTTG GATCTTGCTAAAGAGCTTTTAGAAACTTTTACTGCAAGGAAAATGGGCAAAGTTTTCTTTACAAATAGTGGATCAGAAGCCAATGACAGTCAG GTAAAGCTTGTCTGGTATTATAATAATGCTCTTGGCAGaccaaacaagaagaaatttatAGCTCGAGCAAAATC GTACCATGGTTCAACTTTGATATCTGCTAGTCTTTCTGG CCTTCCAGCTTTGCATCAAAAGTTTGATCTACCAGCTCCATTCATACTGCACACTGACTGCCCTCACTACTGGCGATACCATCTTCCAG GTGAATCAGAGGAGGAATTCTCCACCAGATTGGCCAATAATTTGGAAAATCTCATTCTCAAAGAGGGTCCAGAGACG ATTGCTGCATTCATTGCCGAGCCTGTCATGGGGGCAGGAGGAGTGATACTTCCCCCGGCAACTTATTTTGATAAG ATTCAAGCTGTCGTGAAAAAATATGACATTCTTTTTATTGCTGATGAG GTTATCTGTGCATTTGGAAGGCTTGGATCAATGTTCGGGTGTGACAAATACAACATCAAACCAGATCTTGTATCCCTTGCGAAG GCCCTCTCTTCTGCGTACATGCCTATTGGAGCTGTTATGGTGAGCCCTGAAATTTCAGAAGTAATTCACTCCCAAAGCAATAAACTTG GTACTTTTTCTCATGGATTTACTTATTCCGGCCACCCTGTAGCCTGTGCAGTTGCAATTGAAGCTCTCAAGATCTACAA GGAGAGAAATATTGTTGACAAAGTAAATATCATTGCCCCAAAGTTTCAAGATGGTCTAAAAGCATTTTCTGATAGTCCGATCATAGGGGAG ATACGAGGAACCGGCTTGATTCTTGGTACTGAGTTTGCAGATAATAAGTCACCCAACGAGCCATTCCCTTCTGAATGGGGCAAGTTTCTCCTTTCTTTTCACGTCTATTACTTACCTTATCAGATAC ATGCTCTTGTTTTGGAAAAGTATAACAGGGAATTGAAGCAGAGAACTATGTAG
- the LOC120016846 gene encoding probable protein S-acyltransferase 19, with amino-acid sequence MVRKHGWQLPAHTLQVVAITVFCLLVVAFYAFFAPFLGGRIWEYALVGTYSPVALLVFILYVRCTAINPADPGIMSKFSSGGSNKPNKNHQLSVKDLPRKFDDIGSGMQSSPSSVSKSSMAASNFSRKGSVGEVGNAPVEAATRKSCSGFGGIFCALFVYEDCRKQEGIVEQQGTCEDALYCTLCNAEVRKFAKHCRSCDKCVDGFDHHCRWLNNCVGYKNYVTFISLMAMSLIWLLIEGGVGIAVFVRCFVNKESMESEIIDKLGNGFSRAPFATVVALCTAVSILACVPLGELFFFHMILIRKGITTYEYVVAMRTMSEAPAGAFADQELPNFMYSPSGSATTGGSSLGLQYKGAWCTPPRIFVDYQDEVVPHLEPGMVPSTVDPDAAGLAEKGHKAPKRPVRISAWKLANLDSAEAMKAAAKARASSSVFRPVDNSRLPDTEFSSSGNMSMRSSISTEPGANKDVKNDLRLSPLRNSIAPSQGSRDEYESGTQSISSFSSPSHMHESVTLSPLPQAHGLGGFGAATSAPGFIDESQSTSKALLPNVYNPLSHPSTGFDEKITQKGNITDPLLLSAPAATLLRDVRRTSVVWDQEAGRYVSVPVSASETRNRSSLQIGLPTSGAETSSHSRRPILPAQEPSSSAKKALDQKAEKLMYTGESIFFGGPLVPVRENQRNERASGLTEGQERVAVAPRESRIRRDSASNQLPVFVPVGYEQNSAFGFNSK; translated from the exons atggTGAGGAAACATGGATGGCAACTGCCAGCGCACACCCTTCAG GTGGTTGCAATTACTGTGTTTTGCTTACTAGTGGTGGCATTCTATGCTTTCTTTGCCCCTTTCCTCGGAGGCCGTATTTGGGAGTATGCTTTGGTCGGTACTTACTCACCAGTG GCCCTCCTTGTTTTCATTCTTTACGTCCGGTGCACTGCAATAAACCCTGCAGATCCTGGCATCATGTCTAAGTTCAGTTCTGGTGGATCAAATAAGCCCAATAAGAATCATCAGTTATCAGTGAAGGACCTGCCTAGAAAATTTGATGACATTGGAAGTGGGATGCAATCTTCCCCATCATCAGTTTCTAAAAGTTCCATGGCCGCATCTAATTTTAGTAGAAAAGGCTCTGTGGGAGAAGTTGGGAATGCGCCAGTGGAGGCTGCAACCAGAAAATCATGTTCCGGCTTTGGTGGAATCTTCTGTGCATTGTTTGTTTATGAAGATTGCCGGAAACAGGAAGGGATTGTTGAGCAACAGGGCACTTGTGAAGATGCATTGTACTGCACATTGTGCAATGCTGAG GTGCGGAAATTTGCTAAACACTGCAGAAGTTGTGATAAATGTGTGGATGGTTTTGATCACCATTGCCGG TGGCTTAACAATTGTGTGGGGTACAAAAATTACGTCACTTTTATCTCTCTAATGGCTATGAGTCTCATTTGG CTTTTGATTGAAGGAGGAGTTGGTATTGCTGTATTTGTCCGTTGTTTTGTTAATAAGGAGAGCATGGAATCTGAAATTATTGATAAACTTGGAAATGGTTTCTCTCGTGCCCCATTTGCGACGGTTGTG GCTTTATGTACTGCAGTTTCCATCCTGGCTTGTGTACCTCTGGGTGAGCTCTTTTTTTTCCACATGATATTGATCAGAAAG GGTATTACAACCTATGAGTATGTTGTGGCAATGAGGACAATGAGTGAGGCCCCTGCTGGGGCATTTGCAGACCAGGAGCTGCCAAATTTTATGTACTCTCCATCAGGGTCTGCAACAACTGGCGGGAGTTCTCTAGGTCTGCAGTACAAGGGAGCATGGTGTACCCCTCCAAGGATTTTTGTGGATTATCAG GATGAAGTTGTCCCTCACTTGGAGCCTGGAATGGTCCCATCAACTGTTGACCCAGATGCAGCTGGTTTGGCGGAGAAAGGTCACAAGGCACCCAAAAGGCCAGTTCGTATTAGTGCTTGGAAGCTTGCGAATTTGGATTCTGCAGAAGCTATGAAGGCAGCAGCCAAAGCTAGAGCGTCATCTTCTGTTTTTAGGCCAGTTGATAACAGCCGTTTGCCAGATACTGAATTTAGCTCGAGTGGAAACATGAGTATGAGAAGTAGTATTAGCACTGAACCTGGGGCAAATAAGGATGTTAAAAATGATCTGAGGTTATCTCCATTGAGAAATTCTATTGCTCCGAGTCAAGGTAGCCGGGATGAGTATGAATCAGGGACTCAAAGCATTAGTAGTTTTAGCAGTCCAAGCCATATGCATGAGTCAGTCACTCTGAGCCCTCTACCGCAGGCACATGGTTTAGGTGGTTTTGGTGCTGCAACCTCTGCTCCTGGCTTTATTGATGAATCTCAATCAACTTCCAAGGCACTTCTACCTAATGTCTACAATCCGTTATCCCATCCTTCAACAGGTTTTGATGAAAAAATCACGCAAAAGGGGAATATCACTGACCCACTGCTGCTTTCAGCTCCAGCGGCTACTCTTCTTAGAGATGTCAGGAGAACATCTGTTGTTTGGGACCAAGAAGCTGGGAGGTATGTCTCAGTTCCTGTATCTGCATCGGAAACTAGGAACAGATCATCTTTGCAAATAGGATTACCCACTTCTGGTGCTGAAACAAGCTCTCATAGTAGAAGACCTATTTTACCAGCTCAAGAGCCTTCATCTTCAGCTAAAAAGGCTCTAGATCAGAAAGCTGAGAAGCTGATGTACACCGGGGAGTCAATTTTCTTCGGTGGCCCACTTGTCCCAGTTAGAGAGAATCAGAGAAATGAAAGGGCTTCAGGTTTAACGGAGGGACAAGAGAGGGTAGCAGTAGCACCTCGGGAGTCTAGAATCAGAAGGGATTCAGCCTCAAACCAACTTCCTGTTTTTGTTCCTGTGGGTTATGAGCAAAATAGTGCGTTCGGGTTTAACTCAAAGTAG
- the LOC119980042 gene encoding gamma aminobutyrate transaminase 3, chloroplastic isoform X1, with protein MVIRSLLRSSLKTQHGSCKKLGAALGSSQENLPRSLLLARFYGTEASLLKEDVTSYKGHDMLAPFTAGWQSTDLNPLVIERSEGSYVYDNNGKKYLDSLAGLWCTALGGNEPRLVAAANAQLNKLPFYHSFWNRTTKPSLDLAKELLETFTARKMGKVFFTNSGSEANDSQVKLVWYYNNALGRPNKKKFIARAKSYHGSTLISASLSGLPALHQKFDLPAPFILHTDCPHYWRYHLPGESEEEFSTRLANNLENLILKEGPETIAAFIAEPVMGAGGVILPPATYFDKIQAVVKKYDILFIADEVICAFGRLGSMFGCDKYNIKPDLVSLAKALSSAYMPIGAVMVSPEISEVIHSQSNKLGTFSHGFTYSGHPVACAVAIEALKIYKERNIVDKVNIIAPKFQDGLKAFSDSPIIGEIRGTGLILGTEFADNKSPNEPFPSEWGIGAYFGAQCQKHGMLVRVAGDNIMMSPPFIISSEEVDQLISIYGKALKATEEKVKELKSQ; from the exons ATGGTTATCAGAAGCCTCCTTCGATCATCTCTCAAAACCCAG CATGGTTCATGCAAAAAACTTGGTGCTGCTTTGGGAAGTTCACAGGAAAATCTCCCTCGCTCACTGTTGTTAGCGAGATTTTATGGTACAGAAGCATCTTTGCTGAAGGAAGATGTTACTAG TTATAAGGGGCATGATATGTTGGCACCTTTCACTGCTGGGTGGCAGTCTACTGATTTGAATCCTCTGGTTATAGAGAGATCTGAG GGAAGCTATGTTTATGATAACAATGGGAAGAAGTATCTTGATTCGCTTGCTGGTCTTTGGTGCACAGCCTTAG GAGGAAATGAACCTCGACTTGTGGCTGCTGCGAATGCACAATTGAATAAATTGCCATTTTATCACTCCTTTTGGAACCGTACCACAAAGCCTTCTTTG GATCTTGCTAAAGAGCTTTTAGAAACTTTTACTGCAAGGAAAATGGGCAAAGTTTTCTTTACAAATAGTGGATCAGAAGCCAATGACAGTCAG GTAAAGCTTGTCTGGTATTATAATAATGCTCTTGGCAGaccaaacaagaagaaatttatAGCTCGAGCAAAATC GTACCATGGTTCAACTTTGATATCTGCTAGTCTTTCTGG CCTTCCAGCTTTGCATCAAAAGTTTGATCTACCAGCTCCATTCATACTGCACACTGACTGCCCTCACTACTGGCGATACCATCTTCCAG GTGAATCAGAGGAGGAATTCTCCACCAGATTGGCCAATAATTTGGAAAATCTCATTCTCAAAGAGGGTCCAGAGACG ATTGCTGCATTCATTGCCGAGCCTGTCATGGGGGCAGGAGGAGTGATACTTCCCCCGGCAACTTATTTTGATAAG ATTCAAGCTGTCGTGAAAAAATATGACATTCTTTTTATTGCTGATGAG GTTATCTGTGCATTTGGAAGGCTTGGATCAATGTTCGGGTGTGACAAATACAACATCAAACCAGATCTTGTATCCCTTGCGAAG GCCCTCTCTTCTGCGTACATGCCTATTGGAGCTGTTATGGTGAGCCCTGAAATTTCAGAAGTAATTCACTCCCAAAGCAATAAACTTG GTACTTTTTCTCATGGATTTACTTATTCCGGCCACCCTGTAGCCTGTGCAGTTGCAATTGAAGCTCTCAAGATCTACAA GGAGAGAAATATTGTTGACAAAGTAAATATCATTGCCCCAAAGTTTCAAGATGGTCTAAAAGCATTTTCTGATAGTCCGATCATAGGGGAG ATACGAGGAACCGGCTTGATTCTTGGTACTGAGTTTGCAGATAATAAGTCACCCAACGAGCCATTCCCTTCTGAATGGG GAATCGGTGCATATTTCGGAGCACAGTGCCAGAAACATGGCATGTTAGTACGTGTTGCAGGGGATAACATAATGATGTCTCCGCCTTTTATAATATCCTCGGAAGAAGTTGATCAG TTGATCAGCATATATGGAAAGGCATTGAAGGCTACTGAGGAGAAGGTGAAGGAACTCAAATCTCAGTAA